In Paracoccus fistulariae, a single window of DNA contains:
- a CDS encoding ABC transporter permease has translation MDKMPKWADVILTPLISLILAMGISALVILAIGESPSEAMKTMVEGALGSSYGWGFTLYYTTNFVFTGLAVMVAYHAALFNIGGEGQAMMGGLGVALVCLALPWPHWGIALPAAMIGAALFGAAWALIPAWLQAKRGSHIVITTIMFNFIAAALLNYVLVNILRPVGSMDPASARFPEGTHLPKLSDMAAGLGIEWGKHTPVNITFLIAIIACFLVWLLIWRTRLGYEIRAFGKSEPGALYAGISPVRITVIAMLISGALAGLMAINNVMGEAERLVLNSVEGAGFIGIAVALMGRNHPFGVFLAALLFGFLYQGGGELALWTTIPRELIIVIQALVILFTGALDNMVRMPLERIFMALRRKEGA, from the coding sequence ATGGACAAGATGCCGAAATGGGCCGATGTGATCCTGACGCCGCTGATTTCCCTGATCCTGGCCATGGGCATTTCCGCGCTGGTCATTCTGGCCATCGGGGAAAGCCCCTCGGAAGCGATGAAAACCATGGTCGAGGGGGCGCTTGGCTCCAGCTATGGTTGGGGTTTCACACTGTATTACACGACGAATTTCGTCTTCACCGGGCTGGCGGTGATGGTCGCCTATCACGCCGCCCTGTTCAATATCGGCGGCGAGGGTCAGGCGATGATGGGCGGGCTTGGCGTGGCGCTGGTCTGTCTGGCGCTGCCCTGGCCGCATTGGGGCATTGCACTGCCTGCCGCCATGATCGGCGCGGCGCTGTTCGGCGCGGCCTGGGCGCTGATCCCGGCCTGGCTGCAGGCCAAGCGCGGCAGCCATATCGTTATCACCACCATCATGTTCAACTTCATCGCCGCCGCGCTTCTGAACTATGTGCTGGTCAATATCCTGCGGCCGGTGGGCAGCATGGACCCGGCCTCGGCCCGCTTCCCCGAGGGCACGCATCTGCCCAAGCTGAGCGATATGGCCGCCGGTCTGGGCATCGAATGGGGCAAGCACACGCCGGTCAATATCACCTTCCTGATTGCGATCATCGCCTGTTTTCTGGTCTGGCTGCTGATCTGGCGCACGCGTCTGGGCTATGAGATCCGCGCCTTCGGCAAATCAGAGCCGGGCGCGCTTTATGCCGGGATCTCGCCGGTGCGGATCACCGTTATCGCCATGCTGATCTCGGGCGCGCTGGCCGGTCTGATGGCCATCAACAATGTCATGGGCGAGGCAGAGCGTCTGGTCCTGAACTCGGTCGAGGGGGCGGGCTTCATCGGCATCGCCGTGGCGCTGATGGGGCGCAACCATCCTTTCGGCGTGTTTCTGGCCGCGCTGCTGTTCGGGTTTCTGTATCAGGGCGGTGGAGAGCTGGCGCTGTGGACCACGATCCCGCGCGAGCTGATCATCGTCATACAGGCGCTTGTCATCCTGTTTACCGGCGCATTGGACAATATGGTGCGCATGCCGCTTGAACGGATCTTCATGGCGCTGCGCAGGAAGGAAGGCGCGTGA
- a CDS encoding LysE family translocator, translated as MDWLIPWLPGFGAAYAIQAVSVASPGPGVALLLGIALSQGRARALAASVGIAFGAACLALATTQGLGLLMERVAWLSTLIRMAGAAYLLWLAIKAFRRAAEPPVVAVQRRAHAPNPWRAFLMGYLMQITNPKAIVFWLAIASVGATQSAPAPVVATFITGAFLLSLAGHAAYAVLLSSSPFRLAYDHARRWIEASIGVFLTYVAIRLATDRS; from the coding sequence ATGGACTGGCTGATCCCCTGGCTGCCGGGCTTCGGCGCGGCTTATGCGATCCAGGCCGTCTCGGTCGCCTCGCCGGGACCGGGTGTCGCGCTGCTTCTGGGTATTGCGCTGTCGCAGGGCCGCGCCCGCGCGCTGGCCGCCTCGGTCGGCATTGCCTTCGGCGCAGCCTGTCTGGCGCTGGCCACCACGCAGGGTCTGGGCCTGCTGATGGAGCGGGTCGCCTGGCTCTCGACCCTGATCCGCATGGCCGGGGCGGCTTATCTGCTGTGGCTGGCCATCAAGGCCTTTCGCCGCGCGGCCGAACCGCCAGTAGTCGCCGTGCAACGCCGCGCCCATGCGCCGAACCCGTGGCGGGCCTTTCTGATGGGCTATCTGATGCAGATCACCAATCCCAAGGCGATTGTTTTCTGGCTGGCCATCGCCTCGGTCGGGGCCACGCAATCGGCCCCCGCCCCGGTGGTCGCCACCTTCATCACCGGCGCCTTCCTGTTGTCCCTTGCGGGGCATGCCGCCTATGCGGTGCTGTTGTCCTCGTCGCCGTTCCGGTTGGCCTATGATCACGCCCGCCGCTGGATCGAGGCGTCGATCGGCGTCTTTCTTACCTATGTCGCCATCCGGCTGGCAACAGATCGGAGTTGA
- a CDS encoding ABC transporter permease — protein MDFPTIIQILDSAIRLMTPLLLACLAGLYSERAGVFDIGLEGKMLMAAFTAASVAYLTGSAWLGLLAGIGGSLALSMIHGLASITFMGNQLISGVAINFLASGLTVLLGQKIFGLGGRTPSLQGNARFNEITLPFADSIRDVPFIGPVYADLISGHSILVYVAFICVPLTWWVLFRTRFGLRLRAVGENPASVDTAGVSVTRLRYAAVIICGVLCGIAGAYLATGLSAGFVKEMTAGRGFIALAALIFAKWRPWNALFATFLFGLLEAIANRYPNLELGPITIPSMFMNALPYILTVIILAGFVGRAIPPRAGGEPYVKER, from the coding sequence ATGGATTTTCCCACAATCATCCAGATCCTCGATTCCGCCATCCGGCTGATGACCCCCTTGCTGCTGGCCTGTCTTGCCGGGCTTTATTCGGAACGCGCGGGCGTTTTTGACATCGGTCTGGAAGGCAAGATGCTGATGGCGGCCTTTACCGCCGCCTCGGTCGCCTATCTGACGGGCAGCGCCTGGCTGGGCCTTCTGGCCGGGATCGGGGGGTCGCTGGCGCTGTCGATGATCCACGGGCTGGCCTCGATCACCTTCATGGGGAACCAGCTGATTTCGGGGGTGGCGATCAATTTTCTGGCCTCGGGGCTGACGGTGCTGCTGGGGCAGAAGATCTTTGGCCTTGGCGGGCGCACGCCCTCGCTTCAGGGCAATGCGCGCTTCAATGAAATCACCCTGCCCTTCGCCGACAGTATCCGCGACGTGCCGTTTATCGGGCCGGTCTATGCCGATCTGATCTCGGGTCATTCGATCCTTGTCTATGTGGCCTTTATCTGTGTGCCGCTGACATGGTGGGTGCTGTTTCGCACCCGTTTCGGCCTTCGCCTGCGGGCGGTGGGCGAAAACCCGGCTTCGGTCGATACGGCCGGCGTTTCGGTGACGCGGCTGCGCTATGCGGCGGTGATCATCTGCGGCGTGCTGTGCGGCATTGCCGGGGCCTATCTGGCGACCGGCCTGTCAGCGGGCTTCGTGAAGGAAATGACCGCCGGGCGCGGCTTTATCGCGCTGGCGGCGCTGATCTTTGCAAAATGGCGACCGTGGAACGCGCTATTTGCCACGTTCCTTTTTGGCCTGCTTGAGGCCATTGCCAACCGTTACCCCAATCTGGAACTGGGGCCGATTACGATACCGTCGATGTTCATGAATGCCTTGCCCTATATCCTGACCGTGATCATCCTTGCCGGTTTTGTCGGTCGCGCAATTCCGCCGCGCGCAGGAGGAGAACCCTATGTCAAAGAGCGCTGA
- a CDS encoding purine-nucleoside phosphorylase — protein sequence MSKSAELAAVIRARAGAEPPEFGLILGSGLGHLSGTVDGVAIPYSDLPGFPHAGVSGHVPQLVIGELEGHRVAIFGGRAHYYESGKPDAMRLPLEVLRDLGCEKLILTNAAGSVREDIQPGGLMLLRDHIAFAGNNPLIGEQTDARFVPLTDAHDARMRAALQRAAVKEGVDLSEGVYCWFSGPSFETPAEIRAVQILGADAVGMSTVPEIILGRFLGLRCAAVSVITNMGAGLSDESISHDHTKAMAPLGAAKLERVLRRFLRDG from the coding sequence ATGTCAAAGAGCGCTGAACTTGCCGCAGTCATTCGCGCAAGGGCCGGGGCAGAGCCGCCCGAATTCGGCCTGATCCTTGGATCCGGTCTGGGCCATCTGTCCGGCACGGTGGACGGCGTCGCCATCCCCTATTCCGACCTGCCGGGCTTTCCGCATGCGGGTGTGTCGGGCCATGTACCGCAACTGGTCATCGGCGAGCTGGAGGGCCACCGCGTCGCCATTTTCGGCGGCCGCGCGCATTACTATGAAAGCGGCAAGCCCGACGCCATGCGCCTGCCGCTGGAGGTGCTGCGCGATCTGGGCTGCGAGAAGCTGATCCTGACCAACGCGGCCGGTTCCGTGCGCGAAGATATCCAGCCGGGCGGGCTGATGCTGCTGCGGGATCACATCGCATTCGCCGGAAACAATCCGCTGATCGGGGAACAGACCGATGCGCGGTTCGTACCGCTGACCGATGCGCATGACGCCAGGATGCGCGCCGCATTGCAACGCGCGGCGGTCAAAGAAGGTGTCGATCTGTCCGAAGGCGTCTATTGCTGGTTTTCCGGCCCCAGCTTTGAAACCCCGGCCGAAATCCGCGCCGTGCAGATCCTTGGCGCCGATGCGGTCGGCATGTCCACCGTGCCAGAGATCATTCTGGGCCGTTTTCTGGGCCTGCGCTGTGCCGCGGTGTCGGTCATCACCAATATGGGCGCCGGGCTGAGCGATGAATCGATCAGCCATGACCACACCAAGGCCATGGCGCCGCTGGGTGCGGCCAAGCTGGAACGGGTGCTGCGCCGGTTCCTGCGCGATGGCTGA
- the mnmH gene encoding tRNA 2-selenouridine(34) synthase MnmH codes for MALTLTRVLDPAFAGFDNIIDVRAPAEYAEDHLPGAINLPVLSDDERAQVGTIYKQVSPFDARKIGGAMVAANAARHIAGPLADRDGSWRALIYCWRGGQRSGSFETILAQIGWRVDRVEGGYKSWRKLVVARVQDHPMPAPVVVLDGNTGSGKTAILGRLAARGVQIIDLEGLANHRGSLFGAMPGGQPGQKMFESRLALAIEALDPSRPVVVEAESSRIGNLNIPKSVWQSICAAPRIRLDIPVEARARFTADSYRDMSADPDQIAAILSAMSGLHPSERILTWQQQAAEGQWTRLAHGLLNDHYDPRYHRHRARHDDGRGHVVALSDLTDLDLAAARVEAALAHLHPAGRG; via the coding sequence TTGGCCCTGACACTGACACGCGTTCTGGACCCCGCCTTTGCGGGGTTCGATAATATTATCGACGTGCGTGCGCCCGCCGAATATGCCGAAGATCATCTGCCCGGCGCGATCAACCTGCCGGTGCTGAGCGATGACGAACGCGCACAGGTCGGCACGATCTACAAGCAGGTCTCCCCCTTCGACGCCCGCAAGATCGGCGGTGCGATGGTGGCGGCCAATGCCGCGCGCCATATCGCCGGGCCATTGGCGGATCGCGATGGATCGTGGCGGGCGCTGATCTATTGCTGGCGGGGTGGCCAGCGTTCGGGCAGCTTTGAGACGATCCTGGCCCAGATCGGCTGGCGCGTTGACCGGGTCGAGGGCGGCTATAAAAGCTGGCGCAAGCTGGTGGTCGCGCGGGTGCAGGATCATCCCATGCCCGCGCCCGTGGTGGTGCTGGACGGCAATACCGGCAGCGGCAAGACCGCGATTCTGGGCCGTCTGGCGGCGCGGGGCGTGCAGATCATCGATCTGGAGGGGCTGGCAAATCATCGCGGCAGCCTGTTCGGCGCCATGCCCGGCGGTCAGCCCGGCCAGAAGATGTTCGAAAGCCGTCTGGCTTTGGCGATCGAGGCGCTGGACCCGTCCCGTCCGGTGGTGGTCGAGGCGGAAAGCAGCCGGATCGGCAATCTCAACATCCCGAAATCGGTCTGGCAGTCGATCTGCGCCGCGCCCCGGATCCGGCTGGATATCCCGGTCGAGGCGCGCGCCCGCTTTACCGCTGACAGCTATCGCGACATGTCGGCCGATCCTGACCAGATTGCGGCAATTCTGTCCGCCATGTCGGGGCTGCATCCTTCCGAGCGGATCCTGACATGGCAGCAGCAGGCGGCAGAGGGCCAATGGACCCGACTGGCGCATGGGCTGCTGAACGATCACTACGATCCGCGCTATCACCGCCACCGCGCGCGCCATGATGACGGGCGCGGCCACGTGGTCGCGCTGTCAGACCTGACGGATCTCGATCTGGCCGCCGCGCGGGTCGAGGCAGCGCTGGCGCATCTGCACCCGGCGGGGCGGGGCTAG
- a CDS encoding L,D-transpeptidase, whose translation MKRREVMSLAVPLVATVVFGPALVQAQQAGADPYAPTEVAIREDFEVGSIVVVSKDFFLYHVVAPGRAIRYGVAVGRDELVWKGKATIGRKVEWPSWRPTQDMIKRNPGQYAKWADGMPGGPTNPLGARALYLYDARGNDTAIRIHGTTQPGSIGSAVSNGCLRMRNEAVMSLFDQVPLGTPVYVF comes from the coding sequence ATGAAACGTCGTGAAGTCATGTCGCTGGCCGTGCCGCTGGTCGCGACGGTTGTTTTTGGCCCTGCGCTGGTACAGGCCCAGCAGGCAGGCGCTGACCCCTATGCCCCGACCGAGGTCGCCATTCGCGAGGATTTCGAGGTTGGCAGCATCGTGGTGGTCAGCAAGGATTTCTTCCTCTACCACGTCGTCGCGCCGGGTCGCGCGATCCGTTATGGCGTGGCCGTGGGCCGGGACGAGCTGGTCTGGAAGGGCAAGGCCACCATCGGCCGCAAGGTCGAATGGCCAAGCTGGCGCCCCACGCAGGACATGATCAAGCGCAACCCCGGCCAATATGCGAAATGGGCCGATGGCATGCCGGGTGGCCCGACCAACCCGCTGGGCGCGCGGGCGCTGTATCTTTACGATGCCAGGGGCAATGATACCGCCATCCGCATCCACGGCACCACGCAGCCCGGATCGATCGGCAGCGCTGTTTCCAACGGCTGCCTGCGCATGCGCAACGAGGCAGTGATGTCGCTGTTCGATCAGGTTCCGCTGGGCACGCCCGTCTACGTTTTCTGA
- a CDS encoding heavy metal translocating P-type ATPase, with the protein MTTSELNLSIPGITCSACAGRVERALTALPGVRDISVNPVTKRAHLSVAGASLPDIDAALRDAGYPAEWVTTKIQIEGMSCASCAGRIERGLTARPEVTDVKVNLVSNSATIRHPPDLSPQALADAVTALGYPARPAADTPARDRSDPHRDEAQALKRRFLIALALTLPVFLTEMGGHLFPVLHHWLYGTIGQQPLWLMQMVLTALVMAGPGRQFFTTGIPALLRGAPEMNSLVALGAGAAFLYSATVTLMPSLVPASSRFVYFEAAAVIVTLILMGRWLEARAKGQAGQAIRALIELAPDSATLLRDGEAVTVPVADLRPGDLLRLAPGERVAVDGIITEGSGSVDEAMLTGEPIPASKTVGDAVTGGTVNGSSALTYRVTATGADTTLSRIVQMVEEAQAGKLPVQALVDRVTRVFVPVVIGLALLTFALWMIFGPDLAHAVVAAVAVLIIACPCAMGLAVPVSIMVGTGRGAQLGILFRRGDGLQRLAEAQRIAFDKTGTLTLGRPELTSLWTDGMAEDQILRLTAAAEAQSEHPLANAILTAAADRGLDLPPASQVEAKPGRGLSAVVEGHDLLIGNAAALSEAGITLAPDLPDAQGVTPVHVALDGQHRATLALSDPIRPEAAATVAALHDLGLQVVMLSGDVQATAESVGQQIGIDQVQGGLLPDDKLKAVQEMGEGSVFVGDGINDAPALAAADTGIAIGTGTDIAIESADVVLMSGDPSAVPQAIRLSRAVMRNIRQNLFWAFAYNTALIPVAMGVLVPFGGPQLSPMLAAGAMALSSVFVVGNALRLRRAA; encoded by the coding sequence ATGACCACATCTGAACTGAATCTTTCGATCCCGGGGATTACCTGCTCGGCCTGCGCGGGCCGGGTAGAGCGTGCGCTGACGGCCTTGCCGGGTGTGCGCGACATCTCGGTCAATCCTGTCACCAAGCGCGCGCATCTTTCGGTCGCGGGCGCAAGCCTGCCCGATATCGACGCCGCGCTGCGCGATGCGGGCTATCCCGCCGAATGGGTCACCACCAAGATCCAGATCGAGGGGATGAGCTGCGCCTCTTGCGCGGGCCGGATCGAGCGCGGCCTGACCGCCCGGCCCGAGGTGACCGATGTGAAGGTCAATCTGGTGTCGAACAGCGCCACCATCCGCCACCCGCCCGACCTGTCGCCGCAGGCGCTGGCCGATGCGGTGACGGCACTGGGCTATCCGGCCCGGCCCGCCGCCGATACGCCAGCCCGCGACCGTTCCGATCCGCACCGGGATGAGGCGCAGGCCCTGAAGCGGCGCTTTCTGATCGCGCTGGCGCTGACCCTGCCCGTCTTCCTGACCGAGATGGGCGGCCATCTGTTCCCGGTCCTGCATCACTGGCTTTACGGCACCATCGGGCAACAGCCGCTGTGGCTGATGCAGATGGTCCTGACGGCGCTGGTGATGGCCGGTCCGGGGCGGCAGTTCTTTACCACCGGCATTCCCGCCCTGCTGCGCGGCGCGCCCGAGATGAACAGCCTGGTCGCCCTGGGGGCAGGCGCCGCCTTTCTGTATTCGGCCACGGTCACGCTGATGCCATCACTGGTGCCCGCAAGCTCTCGTTTCGTCTATTTCGAGGCGGCGGCGGTGATCGTCACGCTGATCCTGATGGGCCGCTGGCTGGAGGCCCGGGCAAAGGGTCAGGCCGGTCAGGCCATTCGCGCGCTGATCGAACTGGCCCCCGACAGCGCCACATTGCTGCGCGACGGCGAGGCTGTCACCGTGCCTGTGGCCGATCTGCGCCCCGGCGATCTTTTGCGTCTGGCACCCGGCGAACGGGTGGCGGTGGACGGGATCATCACCGAAGGCAGCGGCAGCGTGGATGAGGCCATGCTGACCGGAGAGCCGATCCCGGCCAGCAAAACCGTGGGCGATGCGGTGACGGGGGGCACGGTCAATGGCAGTTCTGCCCTGACATATCGCGTGACGGCAACCGGCGCGGATACGACCCTGTCGCGGATCGTGCAGATGGTCGAAGAGGCGCAGGCCGGCAAGCTGCCCGTGCAGGCGCTGGTCGATCGGGTCACGCGGGTCTTTGTGCCCGTGGTTATCGGCCTTGCGCTGCTGACCTTTGCGCTGTGGATGATCTTTGGTCCCGATCTGGCCCATGCCGTCGTCGCGGCGGTGGCGGTGCTGATCATCGCCTGCCCCTGTGCGATGGGCCTGGCGGTGCCGGTCTCGATCATGGTGGGCACCGGTCGCGGCGCGCAGCTGGGGATCCTGTTCCGGCGCGGCGACGGGTTGCAACGTCTGGCCGAGGCGCAGCGGATCGCGTTCGACAAGACCGGGACGCTGACATTGGGACGGCCGGAACTGACCAGCCTCTGGACCGATGGCATGGCCGAGGATCAGATCCTGCGCCTGACCGCCGCGGCAGAGGCGCAGTCGGAACATCCGCTGGCGAATGCCATCCTGACGGCAGCGGCGGATCGCGGGCTGGACCTGCCCCCGGCCAGCCAGGTTGAGGCAAAGCCGGGACGTGGCTTGTCGGCGGTTGTCGAGGGGCATGACCTGCTGATCGGAAATGCCGCAGCGCTGTCCGAGGCCGGGATCACCCTTGCCCCGGATCTGCCTGACGCGCAGGGCGTCACACCCGTTCATGTCGCGCTGGATGGCCAGCACCGCGCCACGCTGGCGCTCAGCGATCCGATCCGTCCCGAAGCTGCCGCGACTGTCGCCGCGCTGCATGATCTGGGCCTGCAGGTGGTGATGCTGTCGGGCGATGTTCAGGCCACGGCCGAAAGCGTCGGCCAGCAGATCGGCATCGATCAGGTGCAGGGCGGCCTGCTGCCCGATGACAAGCTGAAGGCCGTGCAAGAGATGGGCGAAGGCTCTGTCTTCGTTGGCGATGGCATCAATGACGCGCCCGCCTTGGCGGCCGCAGATACCGGCATCGCCATCGGCACGGGCACGGATATCGCCATCGAATCGGCGGATGTCGTGCTGATGTCGGGCGATCCGTCCGCAGTTCCGCAGGCAATACGCCTGTCACGCGCGGTGATGCGTAATATTCGCCAGAACCTGTTCTGGGCCTTTGCCTATAATACCGCGCTGATCCCCGTGGCGATGGGCGTGCTGGTGCCCTTTGGCGGGCCGCAACTGTCGCCGATGCTGGCGGCGGGGGCGATGGCGCTGTCCTCGGTCTTCGTGGTCGGCAATGCCCTGCGGCTCAGGCGGGCGGCATGA
- a CDS encoding arylesterase, giving the protein MTGRRRFLSLTAAALALPCIVAAEEPTRRLLIFGDSLTAGYGLPRGRGLVPRLQSYLNRRNIAARVLNGGLSGDTTYGGRVRIGWSLARHRPDAVVVELGGNDMLAGWSVRKAEANMDAILRSARAGGRPVLLVGVHPTRGEPAWRQGWIDLWPRLAARHGVPLLPDLYAPLAARPREARRDLVLADGLHPSAKGVELMVQALGPAVVALLQQR; this is encoded by the coding sequence ATGACCGGGCGTCGGCGCTTTCTGTCGCTGACGGCGGCGGCACTGGCCCTGCCCTGCATCGTGGCGGCTGAGGAGCCGACAAGGCGGCTGCTGATCTTCGGCGACAGCCTGACGGCAGGCTATGGCCTGCCACGCGGACGCGGCCTTGTGCCGCGCCTGCAAAGCTACCTGAACCGTCGCAACATCGCGGCAAGGGTGCTGAATGGCGGTCTGTCCGGCGACACCACCTATGGCGGGCGGGTGCGGATCGGATGGTCGCTGGCCCGCCATCGCCCTGATGCCGTGGTGGTGGAACTGGGGGGCAATGACATGCTGGCTGGGTGGAGCGTCCGCAAGGCCGAGGCGAATATGGACGCGATCCTGCGGTCCGCGCGGGCGGGGGGACGCCCGGTGCTGCTGGTCGGCGTCCACCCGACACGGGGCGAACCGGCATGGCGGCAGGGCTGGATCGACCTATGGCCCCGGTTGGCGGCGCGCCATGGCGTCCCGCTGCTGCCGGATCTTTACGCCCCGCTGGCAGCACGGCCCAGAGAGGCACGGCGCGATCTGGTACTGGCCGACGGGCTACATCCCTCGGCCAAGGGGGTGGAACTGATGGTTCAGGCGCTTGGGCCTGCGGTCGTCGCGCTGCTGCAACAGCGGTGA
- a CDS encoding copper chaperone PCu(A)C, with amino-acid sequence MKRQIFAAVAAMMPLTAFAHDGVSVENAYVRSSNPKTAGAFMVLDNHRETACTLVGASSDAAKRVELHTNLETDGVMKMMKVEEGFPVEAQSTRALARGGDHVMMMGVTQPLSDGDVVNLTLDFGDCGTIEVEAPVDNQRSPEEAAMPVEKDDADHSGH; translated from the coding sequence ATGAAACGCCAAATATTTGCCGCTGTTGCGGCCATGATGCCCCTGACCGCCTTTGCCCATGACGGGGTTTCGGTCGAGAATGCCTATGTCCGCAGCTCCAACCCGAAAACCGCCGGGGCCTTCATGGTTCTGGACAATCACCGCGAGACGGCCTGCACGCTGGTCGGGGCGTCCTCGGACGCGGCCAAGCGGGTCGAGCTGCATACCAATCTGGAAACCGATGGCGTCATGAAGATGATGAAGGTCGAAGAGGGCTTCCCGGTCGAGGCGCAATCCACCCGCGCGCTGGCCCGTGGTGGCGATCATGTGATGATGATGGGGGTGACCCAGCCTCTCAGCGATGGCGATGTGGTCAATCTGACGCTGGATTTCGGCGATTGCGGCACGATCGAGGTCGAGGCCCCGGTCGATAACCAGCGCAGCCCGGAAGAGGCCGCGATGCCGGTTGAAAAGGACGATGCCGACCATAGCGGTCACTGA
- the rpmB gene encoding 50S ribosomal protein L28: MSRVCELTGKGPMTGNNVSHANNKTRRRFLPNLNDVTLTSEALGRNYSLRISAAALRSVDHRGGLDAFLAKAKDADLSERALKIKRELVKKSADTAAALS; this comes from the coding sequence ATGTCGCGCGTTTGCGAACTGACCGGCAAAGGTCCGATGACCGGCAATAACGTTAGCCACGCTAACAACAAGACCCGTCGTCGCTTCCTGCCGAACCTGAACGATGTCACGCTGACCTCGGAAGCTCTGGGCCGCAACTATTCGCTGCGCATTTCCGCAGCCGCCCTGCGCTCGGTCGATCACCGTGGCGGTCTGGATGCCTTCCTGGCCAAAGCCAAGGATGCCGACCTGTCCGAGCGTGCGCTGAAAATCAAGCGTGAGCTGGTCAAGAAATCGGCCGACACCGCAGCCGCGCTGTCCTGA
- a CDS encoding isocitrate lyase/PEP mutase family protein, with the protein MQPDVLFRELHQPGRPLVLFNIWDAGSARAVQEAGASALATGSASVAGALGYEDGQELPLDLLLTVVRRIRQSSDLPLSVDFEAGYSDDLNQIAANAARLQDLGVVGINLEDGIPPEQGIRPAREHAARIAAIRDRTDLFVNGRTDLFLQNPATRHADLIEDALARASLYAQAGAGCFFAPGLADAGLIATLCRECPLPVNIMAAPSAPPANELAALQVARISHGPFPWRAAMAALTQAAGEEFRILA; encoded by the coding sequence ATGCAGCCTGATGTTCTGTTTCGCGAGTTGCACCAGCCCGGCCGCCCGCTGGTCCTGTTCAATATCTGGGATGCAGGCTCTGCCCGGGCCGTGCAGGAGGCCGGGGCCAGCGCCCTGGCCACCGGCAGCGCATCCGTTGCAGGCGCGCTTGGCTATGAGGACGGGCAGGAACTGCCGCTGGATCTGCTGCTGACGGTCGTGCGGCGGATCCGCCAAAGCTCGGATCTGCCGCTGAGCGTGGATTTCGAGGCGGGCTATTCCGATGACCTGAACCAGATTGCCGCGAATGCAGCCAGATTGCAGGATCTGGGCGTGGTCGGCATCAATCTGGAGGATGGCATCCCGCCCGAACAAGGCATCCGCCCGGCCCGCGAACATGCTGCGCGAATCGCGGCCATCCGCGACAGGACCGACCTTTTCGTCAATGGCCGCACCGATCTGTTCCTGCAAAACCCGGCCACGCGGCATGCCGATCTGATAGAGGATGCACTGGCCCGTGCCAGCCTTTATGCGCAGGCCGGGGCAGGGTGCTTTTTCGCGCCCGGTCTGGCCGATGCCGGTCTGATCGCGACCCTGTGCCGCGAATGTCCCTTGCCGGTCAACATCATGGCCGCGCCCTCGGCACCACCGGCGAACGAACTGGCGGCGCTGCAGGTTGCGCGGATCAGCCACGGGCCCTTCCCGTGGCGGGCCGCAATGGCAGCGCTGACACAGGCGGCGGGCGAAGAATTCAGGATTCTCGCTTGA